The Dioscorea cayenensis subsp. rotundata cultivar TDr96_F1 chromosome 7, TDr96_F1_v2_PseudoChromosome.rev07_lg8_w22 25.fasta, whole genome shotgun sequence genome includes a region encoding these proteins:
- the LOC120265294 gene encoding uncharacterized protein LOC120265294 produces MTCLDGRLGLESKSEKPMWGVLGGGVGEDGVRHGKSLKERCWSILSRIAFSCAEKEFDDVVADLLNTSADAHQWLMQKSDLAHWANYMFKGERWGEMYSNVVESFSAWIKEARHLPVTNMVDSIRFKLMGMLCHRREQSHRWERRLCPVIHRKIEELVEKSHNLLIGRSDNDHFEVVDQKNYCISLNARTCSCRRWQVYGIPYKHACEAILQTDTNIYRYVDDYFTLDSYRQAYAEAIFLVPNNDKPDDINRELLVRPPITKKSVGRPRRKRMESQASIVRELRCSRWHDASHNCRSCNASIAD; encoded by the exons ATGACTTGCTTGGATGGACGGTTAGGATTGGAGTCAAAGTCAGAAAAGCCCATGTGGGGGGTGTTAGGTGGTGGAGTAGGTGAGGATGGAGTGCGACATGGCAAGTCATTGAAAGAACGGTGCTGGTCTATATTATCGAGAATTGCGTTTTCATGTGCTGAAAAAGAATTCGATGACGTTGTTGCCGATCTGTTAAACACATCGGCGGATGCACATCAATGGTTGATGCAGAAATCCGATCTGGCGCACTGGGCGAACTACATGTTCAAAGGTGAGAGATGGGGGGAGATGTACTCAAATGTGGTGGAGTCATTTAGTGCATGGATAAAAGAGGCACGCCACCTCCCTGTCACAAACATGGTAGACTCGATAAG GTTTAAGCTGATGGGCATGTTGTGTCATCGACGTGAACAATCTCACAGATGGGAGAGACGTCTATGTCCTGTCATACATCGAAAGATTGAGGAACTTGTTGAAAAGTCACACAACCTACTAATCGGCCGTTCCGACAATGACCATTTTGAAGTGGTTGACCAGAAGAACTACTGCATCAGTTTGAACGCTCGGACATGCTCATGTCGTAGGTGGCAGGTATATGGCATTCCATACAAACATGCATGTGAGGCAATACTGCAGACAGACACAAATATTTATCGATATGTCGATGACTACTTCACATTGGACTCTTACCGACAAGCATATGCAGAAGCCATATTTCTAGTACCAAATAATGACAAACCAGATGATATCAACCGTGAACTGCTTGTGCGCCCTCCAATCACCAAGAAGTCAGTTGGTCGGCCAAGACGGAAGCGTATGGAGTCGCAAGCATCAATCGTTCGCGAATTACGATGCAGCCGTTGGCATGATGCTAGTCATAACTGTAGATCCTGTAATGCATCGATAGCTGACTGA